One uncultured Carboxylicivirga sp. genomic window, GAGTAAAAATCTACCCAACGATGTTGTTTATGGAATACTCGACGATAAATATGGTAATATATGGGCGAGCACCAATAAGGGTATTTCTAAAATCAATCCGGTAACATTGGAAATAACAACACTAACTCAGGAAGATGGATTACAGAGTAACCAATTCAACTACCGTTCAAGCTATAAGGCATCTGACGGAAAATTTTATTTTGGAGGGATTAATGGTTTCAATGCATTTTATCCTGATCAAATCAAAGATAACAGTTACATACCTCCTGTTCATATCACCAATTTCGAACTTTTGGAAGTTGACCAACCACTTAAAGCTGACTCAGCTTTTAATACTGATTTTAATATCAGAAAGAAAATAGTTCTCAATCATGATCAGGCTTCTTTCAGAATTAGTTTTGTGAGTTTAAGTTTTCAAGCTCAGGATAAGAATCAGTATGCCTATTATATGGAAAACCTTAACACCCGATGGGTAGAAATCGGAAACCAACGTCAGGTATCATATATAAATCTTGCACCGGGAGAATATACTTTTAGGGTAAAAGGTTCGAATAACAATGAAAAATGGAATCCTAAAGAGGATTTCTTAAGTGTTATTATTCTGCCTCCCTGGTGGAAAACCAAAACCGCCTATTTTATGTATTTCCTGCTTATAATGGGTGTAACTTATTCTATTTTCAGATATTACCTAAACATTGTTAGACTTCGACAAAGAATTAAATTGGAAGAATTTCAAAATGAAAAAGAGAAAGAAATTTACACTTCAAAGATTAATTTCTTTACCAATATAGCACATGAAATACGTACGCCAGTAAGCCTGATCCGTGCACCTCTTGACAGTATTCTGGCTTCAAAAGAAGGTAGTGCTGAAACAAAGGAAAACCTTTCTGTTATCAATAAAAACACAGAAAGACTCATCAACCTTGTTAATCAATTGCTTGATTTCCGGAAGATTGAAAAAGACACCTATTCTATTGAAGTCTCTAAAATAGATCTGAATCAATTAATTACAGATACATGTTATCGGTTTACACCCGCTGCAAAAAAAAGAAACATTCAGTTGTCCTCCCAGGTACCTGATAAAACAATTACCATTGATGCAGATAAGGATGGGATAACAAAAATTATAAGTAATCTGATTACCAACGCGCTTAAATTCACTAACTCTATAATTACAGTTGAACTTGAAACTAACCATGTTCAGAATAAAGTTCGTGTTAAAGTTTCGGATGATGGACCCGGCATTGATGAACAATACAGAGAAAAAGTATTTGAACCTTTCTACCAAATTGACAAGGATATTAAAGATGATAGAAAATTTGGTACTGGCATCGGTTTAGCTTTATCAAAACAATTAGTTGAGCGCCATAAAGGGAAGATATATATTGAAAGTAATTCAAAAAATGGCTGCACCTTTATAGTAGAACTAAATACCCAACTATCCTTGCCTTCTACTGACTCTAAGGAACCTGAAAAAGCCATTGATGAGAAAGTAGTAAAACAGAGTGCAGCTATGATTGACTTTGGAAGCAGATCGCAACAAACTATTATGGTAGTTGAAGATAATGAAGATCTGTTGAAATTTCTCAAAAACAATCTAAAGAGCGAATTCAATGTTTTAACTGCACTAAATGGTAGAATTGCACTGGATATTATCGAAGAAAATGCCATTGATTTGATTGTGAGTGATATTGTAATGCCTGAAGTAGGTGGATTAGAGTTGGTAGAAAAAATCAGATCAAATCAACAGTACAGCCACATACCCATTATTATTCTTTCTGCCCGAACCAATCTCGATACAAAAGTTGATGGTCTGGATCTGGGAGCCGAAAGTTATATTGAAAAGCCTTTTTCCATAGAGTTTTTGAAAGCTCAGATTAAAAGTTTATTGGCTAACCGTGCGCGATTAATAGAAAAGTTTGCCCAATCGCCGTTTATTCCATATGGAAGTATCGCAACCAATAAGAAAGACGAAGAATTTATTGAAAAACTAAATCAGGACATAGAACTTCACCTCACTGATCCTGAGTATAACATTGAAAGTATAGCCTCAACCTTATCCATGAGCCGCTCGAACCTGCAAAGGAAGATCAAAGGTTTAACCGACATGACACCAAATGATTATGTACGTGTCTATCGTTTGAAAAAAGCGGCTAATTTAATTACAAGTGGTGAGTATCGAATTAATGAGGTATGTTACTTGGTTGGCTTCAACAGCCCATCGTATTTCTCAAAATGTTTTAAAAAGCAATTCGGAGCTCTGCCCAAAGATTTTGTAAAAGACAATAACCAGGAATAAAAACTAGCCGGTTTAACTGTTATCAAACCGGCTAATTTTCTATTTTTTGAATCCAAACTTTTGCCAGATCATCCGCGTTTCATCTGAATTCAAAAATTCATAAAAATCAATTACTGCAAGTTTTGTATTACAAACACCGGCAACATAAACAATGGGTTTATGTGTTTCTTCAGGAAAAGTACCTGCAATTTTAACTTTTTTCGATTTCAGAGCATCAGTGCGATAAACAATACCCAAAGGTGCCTCTCCCAGTTCCACCATCATCAGAGCAGACCTGACATCTTTAGAAGGAAGTAACCTATCCTTCAAACCATTATAAACATTAAGATAATCAAGAGATTGTTTGGCATACCTGCCAGCCGGAACATGCGAGGGATCACCAATGGATAAACGATTCTGTCCCAGCAATGAAACAAAATCAGTTTCGTTATTTATATTTAAACTATCTAACTGAGAATTAAGAGGTACAATTAAGACCAATTCATTTGCTGCAATATCAGTTCTTAATTTTTGTTTGATAAAACCCAAACTATCAACATAATCAGCCCACGACTTACTGGCCGACAGAAAGATATCAGCTTCTCCTCCTTGTTCTATCTGTCGCGCCAATGTACCGCTGGATGCCAGATTTAGTTTTATTTTAACAGCGTTTTCTTTTTGATACAATGTTACAATCTCAGAAAGAACATCAGTTAAGCTGGCAGCTGCAAAAACCATTACTTCACCTTGTGCTTCGTTTTGAGTCTTTCCATTACTTCCTCCACATGAACTTAAGAAAACTAATACAAAAAGAAACAATACAACCTTTGACATATATTTCATGATCATTCTTTATTATTTTAAACTTAATCTGATTATTTATTTCTTACAACTTCAACTATAATCTTAATTGAAGAGCCAACCCTGCATAGTCACCGACTCTACTGGCAGCCGATCCACTCTGCAAAATATAATGAGCAGACATTTTTAACCTGTCTTTATTTAAGTACCAGTTAACTCCAATATCCCAGGTTTCATCGTTGCCTATATGTTTAAATAACTCTTTTGGACCCTCTCCTTCATAATAATCGTATGTTATCGTAGGCTCGAGATATTTATTGGCAATAATCAAATTATAGGAAACACATAGATGAGCCTCTGTACCTTTAAAATCATCATACCCCTCTGCTGTCCTGCTCATTTTATAATACTCTCCATCTATATGCAATCCAACATAGTCAACGGCAATATCACCTCCATATGTCTGTGTCTGATCGAAATACAGAGACTCATTCAGGTAACAATTATTTTGGTTTGAACCACCAATAGCAACAGAAACTCCTTTGCGATTTCTCCACTGGTTACCAGATAACATATAGCTGTATTTGGATTGCTCGGGATCTCCAAACGAAAACATTAAACGTCCTGTTAAAAGTCGGCTAGCATAATCAGGGTTCTCGAAGGCCTTGGGCTCATACACCCCAATCCTGTAATTTATTGCGAATCCTTTCCAGTTTTTAAAACCTCCCAACCCGATACCACTCTCAATACCATTGCCTTTTCCCGTAGAAAAAGAGCGCATATACCAACAAGCTCTTGTTTTATCAAATCCACTTACTGCCCAGGGTGATGTATTAAATTGTCGGCTGGTAGCTGCCCAGAAATATCCTGCATGAACATTTAACAGATCACTGTTTTTTAACAATTTAGCAGTAATATAGGCATTCCACACATCAATACCTCCGTAAGATCCTTTGGTTGATGAGTAACCATCTTGTCCTAAACGATCGAGCTGAAGTTGAAAACTGTATCCTAGAAACCAATAGGGTTGCCCCTGTGCTCCTGCCCGAAATCTGCGTATCTGAGTATCATTTCGATTTACATATTCATGATCCTCATCTTTCTCATGTGAACTATACGTAGCCCACGTTTCAATCGATACAATCGGTTTAAAAACCTTATCCATATCAGGTTTCAGCCACACTGATTTATCCTTCGGTTCAGATTGCGCCTGTAACTCTCCCGAAAAGAAGCTACAAGCCAATACAAAAATCAATACTTTGAAACAATTAAACTTCTTCATTCATCTGGTTTTTATATTATTCTGTTAGATTCAATTTCCGATATTCACAACTCCGAATAACGAGGATTAAAAAAATCATTATTCATTTATCTGAATAACGACATCAAAAAAAATTTCCTTTATTCACTTTCATGAATAACGCTACCTAAAAAAAAGTATCAGCCATTTTTTCATTTATTTTTTGTTTACAATTATTGATCTCATCTTTTATCATTTCAAACCGCGCAATAATTTTAATCCCAAATTTGGTAACTTCAGCTCCTCCTCCATTACTCCCTCCTCTCTGTCGCACCACCAAAGGTAAAGGAGATAACTCATTCATCTCTTTAATAAAATACCAGGCTTGTTGATATGACATTTTCATTTCTTTAGAAGCAGCATTAATCGATCCTTTGTCTCTAACCAGACACAATAAATCTATTCTTTTCTGATTGATAAAAAGTTGATCAAACTTATAGATCTCAATATTAGTATTAATCGAAAATGGTGATTTCATAACAAAACTTTAATAAATACAATGCCAGTTTTATTATACTTTTGAAAAACTGAAACTTAACCTCAGCAGCATCATTTTATTTCATACATTGTTGTAGGATAACGTTATGATTTTATACTAGATTGTTAATCGTTTGAAGTATTTTTTAATATAAAACCCCTATTTATTGGTATTTGATCAAAACCAATAAGTGCCTAGTTTTGTTAGCTTACCAGCCAGGAATTATAATTATGCATCAACACAAACACGAAAGAAAGACTTTTTGGGTAGTATTGCTAACAGCTGTGACAATGGCTGTGGAGATATTTTTTGGTTTAACAACCAAATCTATGGCTCTGTTGGCTGACGGAATTCATATGGGATCTCATGTCCTGGCAATAGGTCTTAGCTGGCTGGCTTATGTATTTGTCCGAAAAGTATCAAAAAGCAAATCATTTACCGGCAATTCCGATAAAATCTTATCCCTTTCGGGCTACAGCAGTGGCTTAATGCTATTGATTTTTGCCGTTGTTATAATGGTTGAAGCTATTGAACGTCTTTATAATCCTCAAGACATAGTATATAAGGAAGCAATCTTAGTAGCGATTATCGGTTTAGTTGTAAATATTGCGAGTGTCTTTTTATTGCATCACGATCATGAACATTCAGACCATAATATACGTGCAGCATATATGCATGTAATTGCAGACGCTTTAACGAGCCTGTCTGCCATTATTGGATTAACTGCAGCAATGCTTTGGGATATACCATTTATTGACACTATAGCTGCACTTATCAGCTCGGTGGTTATTATAAAATGGTCGGTTGGATTATTAAAAGATTCAGGAGCTTCGTTATTGGATATGGAAAAAAGTGAGCATTCGCATAACCATCACCATTAATATTGATCAATCAGTTCTTGAATCTCTTTGAGATGTAAATAAAAATGCCGTGGAAAATCTTCCACCATTTCTTTTAATGAAACCATTCCATTTCCAGAATCCCACTGATTATCCAGTTTTGCGACATTAATCTGGGCCACTACATGCAGAAAATGCAGATGTCCATATTTCCATGTTTGTACCAGGTTAGACCAATCTTCATCAAGATAGTTTTGAATGGCAATCCATCTGTCATTATTTCCATTACTTGCATAACATGGAAATTGAAATGGGCTTGGCTGATATTGCAAATGAATGATGCGGTGAGTGTTGTTCGATGCAGAATCATACATATGACCAACTATTTCTTTGATCGTTCTATTCTGGCTGTTTCTTCTATCCTCTAATAAATCGTGATTTAAACTCATCAAACGAACTTCCCATTCTAAAACACCCGGTTTTATTGATTGAACAACATCTTTAAAATACATATCAGTAGGGTTATTTTTGAAATTGATAATGACCAATTATTGTATATCTAAACAAACAATCTTCCAATACCTGACCTGCTCCAATGTTATGTATAATCTGATATCGTGTTTGATTAGTTGATTTAATATTGGATACGATTCCAATATGAGTAACACTGCCACCTAAATTCCAGCAAACAATGTCTCCCGGATTGTAATCCTCAGGATTTTGTGATTTTGAAAGAACAGTACCATACCTTTCAAAATATTTCATCAGATTGGGCACCCTTCTATGATCGATATTTTTATCTGTGGTTGTTAATCCCCAATTTTTAGGATATAAATTAAAATTAGCCTTCATATCCTCATGTACCTCTTTCTGCAGATCAATCTTAAACATTCGATACGCCCGGATAATAACATCGGTACAAACACCTTTGTCGGCTGGAACATCTCCACCCGGATAAGATATGCTAAAATAGGATGGATCATAAACCACATGCTGGTGGGTTAACAGCATAGCTGAATCTGCCAGTTGTTTGAAGAAATTATTCTGACAATATAAGGATGGAATAAAAGCAAATACAAATCCAATAAACAGAGTTATTTTCTTCATGAAGTATGTTTAAAAGAGGTAAAGCCTCATTAAAAATACAATTTCTCCTATTAAAATAATAATGGAGTATACCTTAATCCTTCTCTTTGCTAAATAGTATCTTTAATGCTGTAATCTTCTTTTCAACAGTATTCTGATCCAAAACTTTTTTAATATCCTTTTTATCAAGTTTAGTGGTTGTTTCAGCTATATCCTTAAAATTGCCTAACAAAAAATTATCAGAGAAGATGGTTTCCTGATCACTACCCATTTCAAATATTCCTTCAACGTTATCCTCAGTACAAAATATATTGTTTTGAATATTTGTTTTCACAGGCCATTTATTACCCCAATCACCCATTTTAATAATCCGATAATCGGTTGTATCAAAATCTCTTTTATTTACTACTATCAGGTTATTACTGATCTGAGTATTCTCAACCGGACCGGTTATGTGGATTGTTGGAGTAAACCAACCCGCCTGTTTGGTTGGATACTTTCGAAGTCCATCATTTACACTTATGTTGTAACGAATAATAGTCCCGGTGGTACCTTTATTCCAGTTTTTTCCCAACGAATAACCATCATTACAAATTAGTAAAAACCCTCCGGCATTATCATGACTGTAATTGTATTGAATAATAGTACCATGGCAATTATAATCGGCATCAAATCCCTGCCCGTCCCATTTGGCATTATGGCCACTGACCTCATTGTATTGAATAATGGTATTATCGCAACTCCAGGGCCAGATACCGGCCGCTGCTTCTTCGTATGATAATATATCAGGACAATCACGCATTATATTGTACTCAATCACTGCTCCATCGCAACCAATTGGCACAATTCCATCTCCCGGCACACCTTCAATAAGATTACCAACAATATGAACATTCAAATTGGGGAACCAATTATCACGACCGGCATATCCACCTGAATAAATTCCATTTCTACCACAATTAAGTACATGGCAATCTTTAATAACTAATCCATCAAAACAAGTATTGATACTATCGCCGGAATTCTCCCAATAGATTCCTCCACCCGCACCTTTCTGCTTTACCAAACTACCATTTACTTCACGCACCAGAAGGTTCTCAATTTTCACCGAATGACGAATTCCACTATTCCGAGCCTTAATAAAAACTCCAAATCTATTTACCTCCCTTTCTTTTCCGGTATTGGTTATTTCCAAATCATGAACCTCACAATAAGCAGGATTCTCTAGCAACAAGCCATATTGCTCTTGCCCCAGCCCATTTATTACGGGTCTTGGCAGGTTATTATCTCCATAAGTACCAACGTAAATTGGTTGATCTTTTTCTCCCTCTAATTCTAATTTCAGAGGTTCATTAAACACGCTTCCTTTCTTAAAAAAAACCGAATCACCCGCAACCAATTTTATTTGGAGCAGATTTTTCATACTTATCCAGGGTTTAGTAATGGAAATGCCAGTATTCGAATCAGCCCCTTCTTTAGAATCTATATAATAATTGGTTGCATTCAGATGAACTGTAAATAAACTGGCAACAAAAAGGATATTTATAATAGCTGACTTTTTCATTGGATTATATATTTAAATCAGAATGCGAGTTAGTCAATAAAATGTAAAATAAATGGTACAAAAAAGCAGGAAACTAATACATTTCCTGCTTGTAATTATTTTCGGCCGTTTTCTGTTAATCGACTAATATCATTCCCGGATTATTTCCGGAAATGCACCGTCCACCTTGAGGAGTTACCACAAACGTATTTTCGATACCTACCATTCCTACTCCTTCAATACCTTTTTTAGGTTCTACAGCGAATACCATGTTCTCTTCAAAAGGCATCTTAAATCCCTTAGCCAAAACAGGAGCCTCGTCCATTGTTATTCCTATACCATGTCCCAAAAATTTAACTTTCCGATTCCCAAACCCCATGAAATTTTTCTGGAAATCAGGCGATAAACTATCCATTATGGTTTCATAAACCATTTCACCAGAATTGCCGGGTGTTAACATGGCTGCAATTCTATTTTGGATTTCAACACATTGCATATGAATTTTGATTACCTCATCAGGTAGTGAATTACCAAACATATAAGTAACTGTTTTATCAGAATGATAGCCGTTAACTCCGACTCCCATGTCTACAAATACCAAATCACCTTTCTTTAGTTTACGATGACGACTACCCAAGCTTGGAACGGCAGCATTCAAACCTCTGTTACCACCCGGACCATCAAAGTTAGTTGGCATTAATGAACTGGTTCCAAATCCTAATTGGGCAACAACAAGATCTGTATCGTGCATCGCAAATCGAGCTGTTCCCTGATGCCCCTCCTTCACTGCAACTTCATATAGTTCGGCTGCCAAATCAGCTTCTGTCATTCCTTCGCGCAATATTGCAGGTACTTTCTCTTCTAAAACGTGCTGATGTATTCTTCCGGCCTGCTCCATAAAACTTAGTTCCCATGCACTTTTTACAGCACGTGTCATTGACAACTGAAAATCCAACCCTTTAAACGTCTCAAACAAAAAATGCTTTTGAATACGGTTAAACATAGCTAGAGGAACAAACTCACTCTCAAGATATACAACAGATGGCTTTTGCATATATACTTCAGCTGCATAGCGGTAACTACCCATTGGACGAATGTCTTCAAAAGCGGACTCTTCCAAAGCTCGTTCATAGCTTCGACGAACCCAGTAAACAGCACTTTTATCGCGCTCAACCACCAACATACCTTCTGACATTGAACCCGTAAAATACAGTAAGTTTACTTTACTGAATATCATTGCCATCCTCCAATCCGGGTTTTGCTCATTCATCAACCGGCAAAACGAATCCAGCCTCATCTTTAACTCCGAGGCAGGTGTTTTTTCACTCATAAGATTGTATTTTTGAAGCGGCAAAGATAACAGCTATCTGTTTTTTAAGGAATAAATAGGAAAGAATTATAATAGCTATTCATTCAATACTTTTATCAACTTCCGGGACTGATGAGATATATTCTTACTTTACATTGAATTATCCATCACAAATGGCTATTCTTTTTTTTGAGCATCTAAAAATTCAAAAATCCTTGTCCGGTAAGATTCCCCACCAACTCTCCATACATTCAAATGGTTAGCATCCGAAACCTCGATAAACTCTTTATCTTTTGATGCCAGATGCTCAAAATTTGTTCTTCCATAATTTATTTTAATTCTATCATCTTTTGTTCCATGCACCATTAATATGGGTTGATGTACATTTTGGGCTGACAAAAAAGGTTTAACATCTGATGGAGTAAAATCAGCAATCCTGCCTGAGCGATAAATAAAATAATCGGTTAGTAAAGGAATATCAAATCCAATAAAATTAGGGGTATAATCATGTACAATGGTTTCAAAATCAGAAAACGTACTTTCAATAATTCCAAACTTAATTTCAGGTTTTACTGACATAGCCTGCAAAGAAACAGCAGCCCCTAGTGATTGCCCCCAAATACCAATATTATCAGTTAGTTTCTCATTATTCAACAAAGTATCAACTAAAATAGAAAGGTCTTCTTTTTCGTGATAACCAAATGTACAATATTTACCTTCGCTTTGTCCATGAGCCCTAAGATCAAATAAGACAACATTATAGCAACTATCAGAGAGAATTTTGGCCATCGGTAAAAAATATTCTTTACAGGATCGAATCCCATGAACCATAATAATAGTTCCTTTCTGGCTATTTCTATTCGAATAAATAATATACCCTTTTAAGTCTAAACCATCGCTTGTTTTGATCACCAAATCATCTGAATTCAAATTGAAATCTGCCGGGGTTTTCAATCTTATCTGATTTGAAGATTTCAACAAAGAAATAACCCCTCCTTTGGTTTGAATAATCAATCGGGGACCAAAATAATTAGCAGTTATAGCAAATGGAATTATTATTACTAACAGAATTATTAAAAACCGGTATCTAGTTTTCATCTTTCTCTGAAAATCAGATTTAATTACTTAGTCATTACTTTCTTCTTCACCACAAAAACATACTCTTTATTTATTAAGCTGAGGATGAAGTTTAGTCAGATCTTTAATAAGATATTCCAATGGAGTTCTTTCATCTTTCGGTATTCTTTTATTATCAGCATTGATAACAATAACCAGATCAAGATCAGGAACAATATTAATAATCTGACCTCCATTGCCCGGAATGAACCATGAATCAAAACCAAATTCAGTTTTTACCATTTGCCACTGATACCCTCCATAAAGTGGATGTTTAATTTCAATGTGAGGGGTAAATATTTTATTGATCCAATCAGAGGACACGATTTGCTTATCCATCCACATACCTTTATTTACGTGAAGTAACGCATATTTAACAATATCTCTTGATTTTAATTCCAGTCCTCCTCCTAAATCATAGATCTCATTCTTTGAAAACCACTTATAATTGTCTATTCCCAAAGGTTTAAACAGGTTATCATTTGCAAATTCTGCAGCATTCTGCCCGGTTGCAATTTTAATGATCTCGCCAATAATAATATTGTTAGGACCACTGTAGGCATATTGGGTTCCGGGAATGTTTTTCATGGGCAAATTTAAAGATGCATCTAACCAGTTATCCATCATATCCATTTTTACACCCATATTTTCAGGATCGGTTATAGGTAACGAAACTTCATCCCAGTCAAAACCCGAAGTACTGGCCAATAAATTATGAATGGTAATCTGATATTTTAACGAGTCAGCCTTTAATGATTCATATTGAGGAAAATAATCAAGCATCTTTTGATTAACGTCTTCGATCTTTCCCTGATCAATTGCAATACCTGTTAAAATCGGGCTAATACTTTTGGTTGTTGAAGCCATATAATGCACTGCATCAGGATTCCAACCATTATAATACTGCTCAATAATCAACTCATTATTGTGTATAAGTAATATACTTTGCAGTTTGCCATACTTGCCATCTGCAACCTCATAATTTATTTTCTCGAAGTTATCTTTATTAAAATGATGTTCTGTGAGAGTTGATACTTTTAAACCATCATTTTTGTCCAAGGGTTGATTGTATGAAACACCTGAATGTTGTTTACAGGAAAATAAGTTAACAACAATTAGAATACTGATTAGCTTTTTCATTTTGTTAGGATTATGTCTAAAGATAACAAAACTTTTTAAGCACAAGTAATAAACAATTTGATTAATAAATCCTCTACTCCCAGGTTCCAGAACAAAGTAAGCTGATTATAAACTCCAGCCTAGCAATATTTATTAATAGGTAACTTGGTAAATAAGAACATCTACCTAGTGTAATAAACAAAAAACCCGCCTCAACATTACACCATTTCGTTGAAGCGGGTCCTATTCCTTTTGGTTTGGCCGTTGCCTGGTTAAGAAGTTGAATAGGAATAGGTTGGTTATACTATCCTGTAGTATAGGGTGTTAATTCATTGGTTAGATATTTTATCCATTAAATAATCTTGCATGAAATTAAAAAAATAATCTCATTAAACAATGCCATTTAATTGATATTCAACGAATATTTAATGTTTTAAGTAATAATCCAAAACATTTGCATCTATTTATACAAATTCTTATTAGCAACATTTTCTTAATCCCATCGATTACAGCAATTCCTTTTTTCTTATTTTTACACAATCAATTCTGATATCGTGTTTATTAAAACATACAAAAAACTGTTTGAGTGCCTGATAGTCTATCTCGGGTAAAATCTTCAAAGGGAAGAAGGTAAGTTCTTTTATATGAAATTACCTTCAGGAATTTCTTTTATCATATTTCAATTCACACGATTATTTTTCAAAATGAATACTAAACAATCTATTGCCGCTCCTCAAAGAGCAGCTAATTCTGATGGCAATTATTACAACGAAAAAAGTAAGTGGTCTAATCCCGAAATGAATGACCGAATTCAACGTCTGCGTCAATTGTCTGTCGAAACTGAACCATCACTTTCGATCGAACGAGCATTGAT contains:
- a CDS encoding two-component regulator propeller domain-containing protein; amino-acid sequence: MNIPIIIKKSLLFLWLAYSTVSAFADAHNMTFRKYQVNNGLSENSVQCILQDRQGFMWFGTKDGLNKYNGYEFKVFKNDPLNPNSLGNNFIRSLYQDNEGNIWVGTDQRLYIFNTQTETFSLFDIKTENGTNINSTITSIVAEDKNTIWIGTATQGVFVYDIQTGKLSQYLKGNDSTTLHSNLIWRIYKDASNTVWIGTRNGLSRYYKETNSFVTYGSRENPEYIDDPEILSIYEDSDGIIWLGTWSGGLVKYNKSTNTFKHYFGKSDKNYVTHIRSILEYRKNELLIGSDDGLYLLNKLTEEYQRLDDQRDPNSLSDQNVYAFYKDKEGGIWIGTYFGGVNYMSANSTIIEHYYPSYKSNSLSGKAVSQFLEDEDGNLWIATEDGGLNFFDTKNKSFKTYLSGEKGKFLSYHNLHALTFYKDKLWIGTFSRGLDVLNLEKQTFNNYQYSSTDSATIDDNCVFSLFKSSNNDLYVGTPFGLSKFNSDKNNFERIKQVRGFVYDIIEDYMGNLWIGCYGEGIYRYNRQNQSWTHFVHEHGNPNSLCHNKIIDIYEDEKHRLWFASEGGGLSKYNYDTQDFTTINRSKNLPNDVVYGILDDKYGNIWASTNKGISKINPVTLEITTLTQEDGLQSNQFNYRSSYKASDGKFYFGGINGFNAFYPDQIKDNSYIPPVHITNFELLEVDQPLKADSAFNTDFNIRKKIVLNHDQASFRISFVSLSFQAQDKNQYAYYMENLNTRWVEIGNQRQVSYINLAPGEYTFRVKGSNNNEKWNPKEDFLSVIILPPWWKTKTAYFMYFLLIMGVTYSIFRYYLNIVRLRQRIKLEEFQNEKEKEIYTSKINFFTNIAHEIRTPVSLIRAPLDSILASKEGSAETKENLSVINKNTERLINLVNQLLDFRKIEKDTYSIEVSKIDLNQLITDTCYRFTPAAKKRNIQLSSQVPDKTITIDADKDGITKIISNLITNALKFTNSIITVELETNHVQNKVRVKVSDDGPGIDEQYREKVFEPFYQIDKDIKDDRKFGTGIGLALSKQLVERHKGKIYIESNSKNGCTFIVELNTQLSLPSTDSKEPEKAIDEKVVKQSAAMIDFGSRSQQTIMVVEDNEDLLKFLKNNLKSEFNVLTALNGRIALDIIEENAIDLIVSDIVMPEVGGLELVEKIRSNQQYSHIPIIILSARTNLDTKVDGLDLGAESYIEKPFSIEFLKAQIKSLLANRARLIEKFAQSPFIPYGSIATNKKDEEFIEKLNQDIELHLTDPEYNIESIASTLSMSRSNLQRKIKGLTDMTPNDYVRVYRLKKAANLITSGEYRINEVCYLVGFNSPSYFSKCFKKQFGALPKDFVKDNNQE
- the modA gene encoding molybdate ABC transporter substrate-binding protein, translated to MKYMSKVVLFLFVLVFLSSCGGSNGKTQNEAQGEVMVFAAASLTDVLSEIVTLYQKENAVKIKLNLASSGTLARQIEQGGEADIFLSASKSWADYVDSLGFIKQKLRTDIAANELVLIVPLNSQLDSLNINNETDFVSLLGQNRLSIGDPSHVPAGRYAKQSLDYLNVYNGLKDRLLPSKDVRSALMMVELGEAPLGIVYRTDALKSKKVKIAGTFPEETHKPIVYVAGVCNTKLAVIDFYEFLNSDETRMIWQKFGFKK
- a CDS encoding LysR family transcriptional regulator, with the protein product MKSPFSINTNIEIYKFDQLFINQKRIDLLCLVRDKGSINAASKEMKMSYQQAWYFIKEMNELSPLPLVVRQRGGSNGGGAEVTKFGIKIIARFEMIKDEINNCKQKINEKMADTFF
- a CDS encoding cation diffusion facilitator family transporter, whose amino-acid sequence is MHQHKHERKTFWVVLLTAVTMAVEIFFGLTTKSMALLADGIHMGSHVLAIGLSWLAYVFVRKVSKSKSFTGNSDKILSLSGYSSGLMLLIFAVVIMVEAIERLYNPQDIVYKEAILVAIIGLVVNIASVFLLHHDHEHSDHNIRAAYMHVIADALTSLSAIIGLTAAMLWDIPFIDTIAALISSVVIIKWSVGLLKDSGASLLDMEKSEHSHNHHH
- a CDS encoding DUF1287 domain-containing protein, whose product is MKKITLFIGFVFAFIPSLYCQNNFFKQLADSAMLLTHQHVVYDPSYFSISYPGGDVPADKGVCTDVIIRAYRMFKIDLQKEVHEDMKANFNLYPKNWGLTTTDKNIDHRRVPNLMKYFERYGTVLSKSQNPEDYNPGDIVCWNLGGSVTHIGIVSNIKSTNQTRYQIIHNIGAGQVLEDCLFRYTIIGHYQFQK
- a CDS encoding right-handed parallel beta-helix repeat-containing protein, whose amino-acid sequence is MKKSAIINILFVASLFTVHLNATNYYIDSKEGADSNTGISITKPWISMKNLLQIKLVAGDSVFFKKGSVFNEPLKLELEGEKDQPIYVGTYGDNNLPRPVINGLGQEQYGLLLENPAYCEVHDLEITNTGKEREVNRFGVFIKARNSGIRHSVKIENLLVREVNGSLVKQKGAGGGIYWENSGDSINTCFDGLVIKDCHVLNCGRNGIYSGGYAGRDNWFPNLNVHIVGNLIEGVPGDGIVPIGCDGAVIEYNIMRDCPDILSYEEAAAGIWPWSCDNTIIQYNEVSGHNAKWDGQGFDADYNCHGTIIQYNYSHDNAGGFLLICNDGYSLGKNWNKGTTGTIIRYNISVNDGLRKYPTKQAGWFTPTIHITGPVENTQISNNLIVVNKRDFDTTDYRIIKMGDWGNKWPVKTNIQNNIFCTEDNVEGIFEMGSDQETIFSDNFLLGNFKDIAETTTKLDKKDIKKVLDQNTVEKKITALKILFSKEKD